CCAGATTTTTTATCACCTTTTTTTAGAAGCTCATTAAAAAGTGTTTCCTTCCATGCTGTTATAAAATGAGTAAATTGGAAAAACCTAAGACAAATAGTTAAAAACAGACCTGTACCAATAAATAATAATAAAAATGGTATCCCCCATACAAGTTCATTTACTATTGTATTAATTCTTAGAATATCTAGTTCAGTAAAAATACTCATAACAAGCTCCTCCTCTCTTACAACATTAAGAGTATGCTATTTATTGTCATCAGATGATAAAATTTATCTATCTTATAAATAATTAAATTGTAATAACTAGTAAGCTTTAAAAAGGTGGGATTTTTGTGCCAGAAATACCAGTTTACTATATTCATCCTATATATACAGGTCAACTTCTTGGTTTAGGTGTCATATTAATTACGGACCCTTTGGTTTCTTTGGGATTTCCTTCTTTCCGCCAATAGCTTGGACTACTTATTTCTTAATGTTTTTATATCTACTTCCAACAAAAAAACTGGTACTATATTTTTACTCTCGTATCGGGATTCTACGGGGCTTTCTATGCTAATGTATTAGTTGAATTAGAAATCTTTGAAATGAACTATGGTAGATTTATAATTCCAATTATTCTATATTTTTCTTGGCATTCAATTGTTGCTTGGAGTTATTTGAAATACTTTAAAAGACACATTGTCTATGATTAATCAAAAAAGATCTAAGGACATTTAGGAATTAAATCTTTTATAGTTATAGTATAACTTCATCTAATTTTACTCATCGTAGATCCTTAAACGGTTAAAGATTCATTTTAAAAAAATTCATTCCTTAAATTCAAATTTTGCTATTAAGGTCCTAACATCACGAACAATAAGAGGATTCCAACTAGTACTTAATTTTCTACCATTTTCCATCCATTTAACAAATTCGTATCCTTCGTTTGGTTTAGCTTTAACTGCTATACCTTGTCCTTTTTTATATGTGCCATCACCACTTACTTGTCCTGCTCCCTTAAGTTCAACTTTTGATTCAATTTCAAATTCAGGAGTATTACAAGCTAACATAAAAATTCCCATACCCATAACTATAATAACTGCTAACCCTAGAAATTTATAATTAACCATCATTTCCTATCCCCCCAAAGCTATTTATTTATATAGAATGATATAGACCATAAAATCCAAGCAAAAACACTCAGAGAACTAATAACATTACATACTCCCATTATCTCTTGAGGGTTCTTATGGCCTACGAATATAATAGAGCACCTGATATTCCTGAACCAGTTGCAATATAGAACTTCCTATTAAATATAACATACATACAGATATACCCTTCTTGTACATTTTCATCTAAAGGATCTAACTGGTCACTACTTAAAACAAAACTACAAGCAACAGTTGTTCCTATACTTATAATAAGTAAATAGTATTATAGCAGATAATTTCCCTTTCATTCCTACCTCCTCTTTTTCTTTTTGATTTTCATAATAAAAGACATATTATAATTCAAAAAGTAGCATGATAATACAAAAATATTCTTGCAGGTTAATTCTACAAGAATACTACACAAGTTAAGACATGTTAGATAAGTACTAACTCGAGATTATAGCAATAAAAAAGAGGAGGGGATCCTCCTCTTTAAGACATTTATAAAAGTATCAACATAGCAACAATAGTACTAAGAATCATACCTGGAGCTGTTCTTTTTACTATCTCAATTGGGTTTACATTAGCATAGTTTGCACATACAATTGCTGCAGCAGCAACCGGTGACATTGTTCTACCTAAAGCAGCAGTTAAGGCTGCTAAAGAACCTAGTTCAATAGTACCAAATCCAAATTCAACAGCTTGAGGAGTGATAGCTTCATTAAAAGCAAAGGATGCAGCATCTCCTGAACCTGTAATAACAGATAACATGAATGGTCCAAAAGCACCAGCAACACCTGCAATCGCTTCTACTTCCGTCATAAGGTTAATTAATGCATCTACAACTCCTGTGGCTTCAAGACCTGACACAAAGACTGTTGCAGAAATAATGATACCAAGTACATTACTATATGCGGTACCCATACCGTCGAAAAATGTTTTAGTAGCATCTGCTGGATTAGTTTTAGTTACTAAAACACCTAAGATTGCACCGATAATCATTGAACCTGGCACACCAAGTTCTTGAAGGATAGGAACTGCTCCAGATTCACCTAACATTAATAGTACTAGAGGTAAAACAACAATAATAGCTTTGATTACTTCAGGTTTAAAGTCTTCTGATCTTTCATCTTGTTGAATACCTAATTCGTAACCTTTCATTTCATTTCTCATATAACCTATAGCTGTAAGTGATAGCATACCAATCAAGCCAGCTGAAATAGTCGCTACACTATGAACACTCACTACATCCATACCAGAAACACCAGCTAAATCTGCAATAAAAGCATTATGAGGTGTTCCTGGGTTTAGTGCACCACCAAAGGTTCCACTAAATACAGCAGCTGCAGCTATAGCAGGGTGGATTCCTGCAGCCATTAATACCGGGATAAATACAGCACCTACTGCTGCGCTTGTCCCTGCAGCACTCGGCAATGCAATATTTACTATATAAGCAGCTAGTACTGTACCTGGTACAAGAATAGGTTTAACTTTTGTAAGGATACCACCTAATAAATGTACTAGGTGTTGATCACACTTTGTGAATTTCATAACTTGAGCAAAGGCAAGAACACTGAGTATAGCTTGTATTAGACCCTCAGCCACCATACGTTCTGCAAAAGCATCAAAAGCTTCTATTGGCTGTAAAGAAATAATACACATTAATAATCCAGATGTAAATAATACCATTCTAACTTCATATTTTTTGATAATAAGATACGCAGTTGCAACTAAAATCAATAAACCTAATAAAAACATTAATGTCACCTCCGAAAAAATTTAATTACTAAATAAATTAGTAAATCTAAAATTGTATTCTTTTTCTCCCTCCCTCCATTGTTAAAAGTATCACAAATTTTGACGAAATTTGACTATTTTTTGTCCGAATACTATATTTCAACATAAAACGCATAAACCCTCTTTACTCGTAAAGGTTCGCAATTTTTTCAATAGTGTCATTTGCGTATATTTAATGACCAATTATGAATTTAATTAGGTTTGCATATGTACTGATATATTTTGAAATATTAAAATTGTATACTAATATAGAATGGTAGGGATTATGATAAAAAACTTTGATAATAAACTAGTAAACTTTTTGTTACAAG
Above is a genomic segment from Natranaerobius trueperi containing:
- the dcuC gene encoding C4-dicarboxylate transporter DcuC is translated as MFLLGLLILVATAYLIIKKYEVRMVLFTSGLLMCIISLQPIEAFDAFAERMVAEGLIQAILSVLAFAQVMKFTKCDQHLVHLLGGILTKVKPILVPGTVLAAYIVNIALPSAAGTSAAVGAVFIPVLMAAGIHPAIAAAAVFSGTFGGALNPGTPHNAFIADLAGVSGMDVVSVHSVATISAGLIGMLSLTAIGYMRNEMKGYELGIQQDERSEDFKPEVIKAIIVVLPLVLLMLGESGAVPILQELGVPGSMIIGAILGVLVTKTNPADATKTFFDGMGTAYSNVLGIIISATVFVSGLEATGVVDALINLMTEVEAIAGVAGAFGPFMLSVITGSGDAASFAFNEAITPQAVEFGFGTIELGSLAALTAALGRTMSPVAAAAIVCANYANVNPIEIVKRTAPGMILSTIVAMLILL
- a CDS encoding InlB B-repeat-containing protein, yielding MMVNYKFLGLAVIIVMGMGIFMLACNTPEFEIESKVELKGAGQVSGDGTYKKGQGIAVKAKPNEGYEFVKWMENGRKLSTSWNPLIVRDVRTLIAKFEFKE